A single genomic interval of Helianthus annuus cultivar XRQ/B chromosome 13, HanXRQr2.0-SUNRISE, whole genome shotgun sequence harbors:
- the LOC110900866 gene encoding uncharacterized protein LOC110900866 has product MAFGKKSNHSDDQETHVSETQDFINLDDEVQETSAAGGSQSKKPTEETTSDPTKPLLSEVTYTGVGKSKNPGGSKTWVCNHCKCTFTSTYTRIHYHFFGADGKKADIKRCSVLLRDQEKLKRLLNKVKEAESGGVSKSLKNSVLSKNSSSKKRLEESFAMLERNEVDLKIIRGLCANGIPFNVLRNPQFLEMVSAIKKAPDGYKPPSSEKARTTLLDACVRDVEKELAPVKDTWYTQGVSIVSDGWTNVKHNPLINVLAVNSRGAMFMYAGDFLGVEKKAGVIANYLIDAIETVGSSNVLQVVTDNAANCKKAGEEIEKVYKHIFWSPCCVHTLNLIFKDLGNEFYWLNDTYKKGKAIVKYFLNHTHALSIFRENSRLELLKVAKTRFASHYILLRRLLDCREALATTIVLNSWRDWMKSGDANARTEGANITETIKDEEFWESVENILAITKPIFLLIKFCDGEGLKMGEIYEKMDNMVGEIKDVMKDNKYAGYFEEINQIVLARWDKMSIPLHCLAHALNPRFYDKHYLQKLAPGDVKRKAPNLDVEVSDGVIEAFKKIGEDEEERSMLRAQFATFHMKKGIFFEERGTS; this is encoded by the exons ATGGCTTTTGGGAAAAAAAGTAATCACAGTGATGATCAAGAAACACATGTCAGCGAGACACAAGATTTCATTAACCTTGATGATGAGGTTCAGGAAACATCCGCAGCAGGTGGAAGTCAATCGAAAAAACCAACTGAAGAAACGACTTCTGATCCAACAAAGCCGCTCCTTAGTGAAGTAACCTACACGGGTGTCG GGAAGAGCAAGAATCCTGGCGGTAGTAAAACATGGGTTTGCAATCACTGTAAGTGCACGTTTACGAGCACTTACACAAGAATTCATTACCACTTTTTTGGGGCTGATGGAAAAAAAGCCGACATTAAAAGATGTTCGGTCCTACTTAGAGACCAGGAGAAGTTAAAAAGGCTTTTGAACAAGGTAAAAGAAGCAGAATCTGGTGGAGTTTCAAAGTCGTTAAAAAATTCGGTTCTATCGAAAAACTCATCCTCGAAGAAACGGCTTGAAGAATCGTTTGCCATGTTAGAGAGAAACGAGGTAGATTTGAAGATTATTCGTGGTTTGTGTGCTAATGGGATCCCATTCAATGTTTTACGCAACCCGCAGTTTCTTGAGATGGTGAGTGCAATCAAGAAGGCACCAGATGGATACAAACCCCCGTCTAGTGAAAAAGCGAGAACCACATTACTTGACGCGTGTGTACGGGATGTTGAGAAGGAGCTAGCACCGGTCAAAGACACTTGGTACACACAGGGAGTGTCGATCGTCTCGGACGGGTGGACGAATGTCAAACATAACCCATTGATTAATGTTCTCGCGGTAAATTCTCGTGGTGCCATGTTTATGTACGCGGGAGACTTCTTAGGGGTAGAGAAAAAGGCTGGGGTGATTGCGAATTATCTTATTGACGCGATCGAGACTGTTGGATCAAGCAACGTGTTGCAAGTCGTAACAGACAATGCGGCTAATTGCAAAAAGGCCGGGGAAGAGATCGAGAAGGTATATAAGCATATTTTTTGGTCGCCTTGTTGTGTGCATACTttaaatcttatttttaaagactTGGGGAACGAGTTTTATTGGCTAAACGACACATATAAGAAAGGTAAGGCTATTGTTAAGTATTTTCTTAACCATACACATGCCTTATCAATATTTAGAGAAAATTCAAGGTTGGAATTGTTGAAGGTTGCAAAAACAAGATTTGCGTCACATTATATACTTTTGCGAAGGTTATTGGATTGTAGGGAGGCACTAGCCACTACTATCGTCCTCAATTCTTGGCGGGATTGGATGAAAAGTGGGGATGCAAACGCTAGAACAGAGGGGGCAAACATCACCGAAACGATTAAAGATGAAGAGTTTTGGGAATCCGTGGAGAATATTTTAGCCATTACAAAACCTATTTTTTTGCTAATCAAGTTTTGTGATGGTGAAGGTCTTAAAATGGGTGAAATCTACGAAAAGATGGACAACATGGTTGGAGAAATCAAAGATGTCATGAAGGATAACAAATATGCAGGTTATTTTGAGGAAATTAATCAGATTGTTTTGGCTAGATGGGATAAAATGTCAATCCCACTTCATTGTTTGGCGCATGCTCTGAATCCAAGgttttatgataaacattatCTACAAAAGTTGGCACCCGGTGACGTTAAAAGAAAAGCTCCTAACCTAGATGTGGAAGTTTCAGATGGTGTTATAGAAGCGTTTAAAAAAATCGGGGAAGACGAAGAGGAACGAAGTATGTTGCGGGCACAATTTGCAACGTTTCATATGAAAAAAGGTATTTTTTTCGAGGAGCGCGGCACAAGCTGA